Genomic DNA from Solanum pennellii chromosome 3, SPENNV200:
gtgtgtgtgtatgtatatatatgtttttgaaaaGTCAAAGCATAGAATTTTGGTTTATGTTTTCAGATAGACTATCATTCTTTTTAGAAATTTGCAATTGTACCTTTTTCTCTTGATGCTTCAAGACAATGAGTTCCATCCTTACTAGACACATCATTCATCTTTCATTTTCACGTCTAAGTTTGTATGGCCGACTGCTAGGACGAAGCAGTGCAGAGCATTTTGATTGAGAAGAGAGGCCTGCGCTGTTAATAATTGACCTTCATTTGATCTAGGTTGAGGCTCAGAGGAATAAACAACAACGTACCCAGTGTGATCATAAGATGTTCAGAGGAATAAATAAGAGAATTATGGCATTTTAGGATTACTTTTCTGTTCTTTAATATTTTCCTCATCCTTTCTATTTCTCCTCAACTTCATGGAGGAAACAGTGCATTATATTCATTCGTCATCTTGCCCATGTACACTTCCTTGAAACACAGTGATCctcctaaaataatgttttaaaaagaaatgataTATCTTTTCCTTCTCACTGTCTTTTGATTCTTTCCTTCAACTGAATTTGGTTTTCATTACTGAGTGGTTATCTGAAATTGTTCTCTTTCCTCTGAAGCTCAAATTTAAGTCGGCTGAATTTCCGTGGCTTCTATACTGCAATTCTGGAAAGAGGTGATGACATAATATCTGCtgcatctataaggtatggattTCTCAAATTGTTAATATGTTACTATGCGAGTTTGTTTTTCAGATCTGAAGAGGTTGGGCACAAGATATTATGGTGTGTTGACATGATTATGATCTTTGATAaaatttcattgtttttttaGCACATGCACTGATTAACTGACCTGTCTTATCCAACGAAGCATTCCTTTATCGAAGTTGGACTGTATCTGTctcatcttttctttttaggtgtagctattggctCTAGATTATTGGCTGAAGGAAATTCCTTTTTCGTGTCGTAACCTTATGAGTGCTATCTAGAATGATGATTGCATGTTTTTGTACAAGTAAAACTCCTAGCTGTTTTAACGAGTTTCTtttggtttaatttttattccCGACCTTGGTATTCATGTAGAAATGTAGGGAACTCTTCTAGTCATCAGTTTCCCAGTTTTACTTAATTGTTAAAACTTGCTTTCCCTTTTTCTTATGCGTCATCTGTGCTTGTGCTGTGTTTATTCATGCCTTACCAATCAGTAAATAGTGTTTTAACTGGTTGTCTGTTAGGATCCGTGGAACTCAACTTGCAGAAATGCCATTCATTGGGACCAGGAATATATATAGGCAGCAAGGGATGTGTCGTAGACTTTTTGATGCTATTGAGACAGTAAGCAAATGACTATTGCTAACTATACTTTCTTTATTATTCTAATTCTTTCTGCAATTTGTATGcatgtaattttttcttaaggGTAGCATATCAGACCGACTGCTGACGTTTCCCATGTTCCTTTATGTGCATGCTACTCCTATAGTAAATTGTTTTGGTAATTCATATGAATGAATTTATCAGAGAGGGAAGTATCCAAATTCTTTTCAGGGCTGGCAATTTCACTCTTCCGAACTAACATATTGACAATTGATTCATCCTTACTAAAAGTAGCACAAAATTTATCAAAGCCTACCTATATTTTGGAACATTGCCTGCAAGAAGTATGTCAAAAATGTGGCTTTAGAGAAGTGTAAAATGTTGTAGGACAAAAGCTGTCTCAATTACATTCACTTGTATTTAGAATTATTGGAAGATCTTTTAAGTTTTTAGCCGAAAGCACATATATTAAGAAACAGTTGTATTCTCAACTTGAGTAACAGTAATATCGTTGTGAAACAAGAAATTCCAATGATATAGCTTAGGTTGTTGTCATCTTGTTTTCATTTCCCACTATGAGGTTTAATGTTGTCCAACCTCATAaggtttattttttatgaatgcCACAAAGGTTATGTGAGTGCCATGCCTGTTCTAATTGTCCTGTGCATCTGTGCAAAATTTGTTTAGAAAATGCTACAGCATGTTCATCACCTGCATTGACTATGTCCTGTATATGCTGTTAATTATGAGACCAATGTTTTTACATCTTCCATCCAGGTCCTCTCTACTTTAAAAGTTGAGAAGTTAATCATTCCTGCTATATCTGAGCATCTGCATACTTGGGCCAAGGTTTTCGGATTCGATGAACTTGAGGAATCAAACAAGCAAGAAATGAAATCCATCAGTATGTTGGTGTTTCCTGGTACAAACATGTTACAAAAGAAGATACTGAAGAAAGATGTGCAAGAGGGTAataagataattatatattcatgTGTCCTCTTTGTTTTTCTGTAACATTTTGCTCTTTTAgctaagaaaatattttctctcgGTATTTGTGACTTAGACTTGTACTACATTTTCTGCAGCTTGTGTGTTACAGCAAAGTCATCCTCCATCGCCTGTTTTGGTTGAAAAAACGGATCAGGAATCATCTCTCAGGCGTGGCGGACATCTGCATGATGGCGTATGTGTGAACATCATCGAAAAACCTGATGACAGGTTAGGTCCAATGGATTCTGACTCTCCAGTTTCTGCCATTCAGTTAAGTGATAGCAGTGTGGTTAGAGCAGAAGGTGGTTGTTGCAAGTCAGACACCCAAGTTTCCAGTAAGGAGGTGGAGAAGAATTTTGCTGAATCAGCCACAAAGTGGATGCTCTCTTCTCCTCCATATGGCACAAGTGATGGCAGGCCTGATACTGAAGATGCAGCACTAGGTCCTGGAAACATTGTCAACTCTGGTATAGAGCCTATCAATGTAAAAGTTTAGAAAGAAAATGCATTTGTCTTATATAACACCCTGATCTTGATTCATAGCTGAAGTTTCTTCCTGGAACATGTCGGCAGTAAAATAGATTGAAGATGCTTCTGATCGTTCTGTCCACTAATAACACCGGAAAGATTTTGGGTGGTTTCTGTAGATAGCTGTTTTCTAGACCCTGCTGTCCAAAGTGCTTGAAAAGAAGTCAGCAGCAATAGACATATACCTTGACCCCCTGTGGATTTGGTAAGGCCTTTACAGTCTTACTCAGTGTAATTAACCAAAGCATATATGATGTGGTAATGAGCTACATGTGGCTCCAAAACAAGCTTCCGATTCTAAATGCACTAGTGATGCAATTTATGAATGAGGGCAATATGGATTCCTTTGCAGTCAGAATTAGTGCAGAAGTGTCTTTTCAAAAAGCTGCAATTCATTCATCAAATGAAACTTCTCGCCATTTACTGCTTTAGAGAATGATGCAAATCATCAACTGGGCTCTTCTGGATCTAAATCCTTTCGATAACAGTTTCTGAAGCCAAAAGTTTCTCTTTTTGAGAGGATTGTCCAATTTTCTGATCCTGGTTAGGCAAAACTATTGAAGTAAATGTTATAGACTTTTGTCACTGTTTCTTGTTCTGCTGATGCTTCTGCACAACTTGGTGGTGATGAAAAGATTGAGAAATATGCTTTTGTTAGTGTTCTAATCATACTAGTTATGTTGTTTGGAGCTGTTTGGGTTGGTTCTGTTGAACTGATTCTTGATGCTTCCTTGAGAGCTTTGTCTCAATTGTGCAAGAGGCTGTTTGTAGCCGGGTAGTAAAAATTACTCAGCAAGGGTATTGGACAAATTGGTCTAAATTATATACTTGTTTCCATGTGATCCAAGTGGAAGTTGAAATCAAGTTGGCTGGCTATGGTGGCTTTTGAGTAGGTGCATTGAGCAACACAATGACGATGTATGTGATGGCGTGACGAGAAATGAATTCAATTGTTTTGTTGGAACATGTTTCTTGTGTTGCCGTCTAGACAGATTATTACTTTACTATAGTTAGTCTGAAGATGCTTGGGTGAAAATTTTGGAGAACTCTGCCGACTTTATCGGTAAATGATATTCTGAATGTACATTAGATGATCCAACATTCAGTTTTCAAGGTCCTTGAGATCTTTGAAATTCATCATTTGAAAGGATAGTTTCATCCACATCTGGTTCAATTTTTGTTTCTCTGTTTGAAGGCCTTTTTCTGATATGATATGAAGCAGAAAAAACTAGTGTATAAAGTATTCATACTAAAATTGCTTTAGGGTGTGGATGTTGaaatcttttatataaatattatttgttgGCATTGCCATAAACATTCTCGTTCATATAAAATctcttttgttttcattttacATTGTCTTTGTTCTTCACATTATATCCTCTTTTAACTTGATCTATGGGAAACAATTTCGAGACAACTTAAAAGAGACTGTTTTCACTTTGTGATCCATATGTCCTTGTGATCTAATACGGACCGTTCGTTTTATCATTGCTTCAAGACTTCTCTCCTCTTATTTTACAcctaattacattattttacaGTCATGCTTAtgttatttgatttgattcGCCACTCAATGAAACTCACACTTTAAGGCACCACTATTTAATACACGATAGCTTATTGTTACTGGCTTTTCAATCAAGCACGATAATTAAATGTGTGGATCAAGGATTTCCTTGTACTAGATTGAGTAATTATTGCGACATTAATCAATTTACCTCTTAGATCACAAGTctcaaaaaatagtttttcattagcgtgatttttttaaaaataaaaaataaaagcaatgATGAGTACCAAATTGAGTTGTAGCAAAAGTTTGAGGGTCAATTTATAATTGTAGATACATATACTTTCACTCAAAATAGGACTTTGTATAACCTCCCACATCAAGAGCTAAAGACTTAGctatctttctctttttttagcccaaattatttactttatatttgcTTAAGATGTTGATAATCTATGCAATTGAGTATTTGTTGAACCCCACAAGTATGTTGTGTTCAAATATGTAAGAAACTCAATCCAGGCCATAGTAATCATTGCCTATCAACTGTTTGCTAAATTGTCTCAAAGAAGTTTTAAGCCAGGACATTGACTTTCATCATCagtcattttcatttttaaccCTTTTATGCTGTGTGGACTGCATAGGTGTATTCAAGATTTAGTTTTTATGGGTTCCTACAACGAGCTCAAGTTAATACTAAGTTCACCCTTGATGTAGAGCTTTGTTACTGATTGAATTCTTCGATGTCGTTCGTGTTCTTGACAAGACAACTAATTAACTTGTCTTGTATACTCAATTCTCAGTGTAACTTAAGAATATGTTCATATTCCTCAAGACCCACAAGAGCTAATCAAGCAAATGATTTTTTCGCGGAGGATAGTAAACCACGTCCTGTTGCTGCAGATTTTGGTGGTGGGGTTTTTCATCTTTCGCCATTGTATAGGGATGAGAAATATTCTTCGAAAGATTGCAGGATTGAACTAGTGGATAATGAGACTTGGAGTGTGTCCTCTGGCTTAGCTGAAGTGTGGAGAGGAAATACAAATGTTGCTTCGAAGAAAAATTCTTCATTTAGTCCAGAGGAAGATATTGATGATGCGGTGGCTAATTATAATGATGAAGATCCTGATTTTGACGATATTGAGGATTTGAGGATACGCGGTAACTTGTTTTACAAGCTTGATAAAGATTCCAAGGAATATGAAGAATATAAGTTCGATTTCCATAGAAGGAATAAGAACaagaataatgcagatgactGTCCCAAAGAGAAGGAGAAATCAAGTAACGTTTCAGCTTCTGGGGTCGAGAAAAGCCTAAAGGGTATACATGAGAAGAAGCAAAGCAAGAAGGACAAACTGCTGTGTGACTCTGACTTTTCAGTGGACAGACATGATACGAATAACCTTCAGGATTTTGAGCTAAAGAGGTCAAGAGTTCCAACTTTTAATCAGCTTACTGCCCCTTATCATGAGCCGTTTTGTTTGGATATTTTTGTCTCGAAAGGTTCGGTCAGTGCTAGCATCATCCATAGAGCTACTAGCAAGGTCGTTGCTGTGGCACATTCTATTTCCAAGGACATGAAATTTGACTTGGGATCGACCAAGAATAGAGCTACTTGTGCTGCTGTTGGGGAAGTTCTGGCTCAAAGAGCTTTGGCTGATGATATTCATAATGTAATTTATACGCCAAGGACGAGGGAAAAATTGGAGGGGAAACTTGAGATTGTTCTTCAGTCCATTATTAACAATGGCATCAATGTGAAGGTAAAGATTAAGCAGAGGAAAACCAAGAAACATGGCTTCCAACGCCCAACAGCTTAGGTGGCCATCCTATATTACTATTCATCAAGGCAAGAATGTTGTAAGTATCATCCTCATGGCTTTCGGTGAAACTTGATTCAGGAAAGTGAATCAGGTCTTTTGCTATAGAAAGTTGCTTAATCGGCACACTGACAAGGAGTGGAATCATGCAAGACTCAATAGTCCGGTACTAGTATTTTGACAAATGAAGATGCAATTAAAAGTGACAAGTTTTATCAATCCTGACAAGCTTGCAAACAGAGTAGTAACTGGAACAAGGTTAGAAGTGCATTACCCTTTTTGCAAGATTGCAGAACATTTCCCTAAATTCATTGTTAAATTGTTGGAGAAGTTTCAATAGTAGTTACAAACTTGGGagtaattcttttattttctgcATTTTGCATTCTTTTCGTGAGAAAACATTGCTGTTAATGTAGAAATCTGGTTTACATGATAGCTTTATTTGTAATTAGTATGATAAAACGTCCAAAATATTTGGCGATTTCTAAACAGACAGTCTGAGACCTTAGCACACCCTTTATCCATATAGGATCAACAAAATTTTGTTGATCCATTTATTTGTTCAAATGCCATATGCTGAGATGAATTAGTACATTTGTGTTTGATTTCATGCTCCTGAATATAGGAATCAAGCTAAGCTGCTGTGTGCTCATACTTTGCTGAAGAATTGGGTGTCCAAAAGAAAATACTAGCTTATGAGCAAAACAATTTATAGCAATACACCACACATACTTTTGCATTGAATTCTTCAAAAAGTAGAACATTTTGTATCAGTTTTACATCAGTCAAAAATGGAATAACAAAAATAGGGTCATGGTCTTCATGTTCAATCATCGGCAGTTGCGAGTTGCAGAGACAAAAGCTCTTCTTCAGGTATAACTCTAATATGGCAATCTGATCTGGGATAAGCTGCACATAGTAATGCATAACCTCTCtccacaacatcatcacttagcATACCTTCACTTTGATCCACATTCCCACTTAGAAGCTTTGCTGGACAAGTCATGCACACTCCTAGCTTGCAGTCGTATGGTACGGACATGCCAACGTCAAGTGCCTTTGACAAGATTGTCTCATCAGGTTCAACTTCCAGCTCTGTAGTTTTACCTTCATGTTCTACTATTACTTTATAAGCTCGAACTACACTCGATACTCGTCGGTTTTCTCTTCTCCTGACTGACCAAGGATTGTTTAGCTTAATAGCAGCAAGATTGgcttgttttcttgatggaatGAGAGTGAAAGATGGAGAGGTTGTTAATTGAATTGTTGCCATTGTGAGTGAGGAAAATGTAAGAGTCAAGGTTTTGTTGGTGTGGATAAGATGTGTTGATGAGAAGATAAGGTTCTTTTGGTGGAAATTTGGGCTGTGTGCTTTGTTGGCCTTTTACCAATTTGGGCTATAGTATTGCTCTACTTATTGCCTTTAGGAAATTATCTTTGCTCATATATGTTTGACAAAATAGTTTGCAACTTATGGTTAACTAACCAATTAATCCTACTTAATACACCactaataagtaaaaaaagaCATTTATATAATAAACATGTGATTCAATTCAAACAtgcatataattattatttgtcatCAATGAGGATGAAATACAAgtttaaacataattattttcaaatatagaaatatatcaTTTCGTCcctaaactaaaaagaaaataatgtcaATATATCGAGAGCTGTAGCTGATAATCTTATTGTACAAGAACAAGCTTGATATTCCCGCGGCGTACCAAAACATCCTTCCCTCCACGACCGTTCACACCTTTTGGCACCGTCACGATTAGCTCCCCGTCCGCAAACACAGCCGTAGCCCGCTCCGGCTTTGTGGACGTGGGTAACCTAAATCTCCACGTGTCCACATTCAGTTGGTCCAACATCGcttcaccaccaccaccaccatttcTCACTACTACTATCTTCGTAATCCCCGGATGAATCTCCACTGTTTGTGCCCTTACATTACGAATATTTTCACCATGCTGCTCCATTTTCGCCATGAAACGGAAGAAATCGGGGTTTTCTTCCACCTCGACATCCGCGTCCGACGGGATCGGTAATTCAAGGACTTTACTGAACACATGAGGCAGTTTCCTGAGTTTTTTTATGCTGTTTGGTGCCATAACTACGACTGTGGAGGCAAGATTGAgtacaagaagaaaaaaggagTAATTGGTATCAATACCTTGGAGCTAATTAATGGTAACGTTTTGTTGCGTGGACAAAAAACGATGGACCCATGCACTACTTTTGTAGGTTACAAATGATAACgtgagaatattttttttcatttgttaaaTCATTCGATATTTAAAGCTAACTCAGATTCTCCTCGAGTAGTTTCTCAAGTGAGTAAAATCTACGAAATATTTTTCCGTTTCAATTCAAATCACAAATTTTAAtagtatttttcctttttttttgaacaTAGTGTTTGAACAAATGATGTCGCATAGATTGAAATGAGGTGATATGCTAAAAATGACCACATGAGAACCATTCGATATTCAAAAGCATATTGGCATGATTAATCTAGATTCTTTCCGAGTAGATCTACTAAGGGGTTTTACCACATAATTCTTTCTCGAATAGATTTACTGAGgataaatattgttattttatttcaacCATTCGAATAAAATACTtctaattaaagataaaaaatttgtaATCATCTTACCACACTAGATGGAAACGACATGATGGGAATAAAGTGACACGAATCTAAATCTTGATAAAATGGAATCATTTTAGTGAATGAATGGCAGGACTTGTATCTTTATTATTCCCttttagaaaaacaaataatttaacttaaactttaatttattattaattgaaaGAAATTTGTAGCCACATAAATATTCAATGTGTTGTTATTGTCGAAACAACCTAGTAAACGATTATCAAAGAGTTTTATGCATATTAGTCCATGaattttactaattaatatgACTTTTTTTATAAGTCAATTCGAAACAATCTAGTTAACAATACTCATAGCCTCTATAGGGTCTACACTGCTTTATTGGAGTTACGGGGTTATGACAAAGAAATTCAAGATTATCTTAGCTTCTATTTATTAAACCATGAATTTTTCGGGATATGATTGACCAGCTCTATTTGTCCTCAATTTTTATGCTTTCATTCGAAACGATCTAGAGAGTGATATTCATTACTTCTAGAGGGTCAGTGTTGCCTTTTTTGGAGTTTCAATTTCACAAAACTaattttctcaattattttgtatgtattagtccatgaatttttttaaaatatgagtgACCGACTCTGTTTGACCCCAAATTTTACGACTCTATTTGAAACGAAATGAGGTCGTTATCTTTTAAACCTACTCAAGGAAAGTGTATCATATAAATTGGAACAATCGTgaatctttttatgattttttcaaatcaatttctGTTTATATTAGCAACTTGTAACCAACTAATACATTCAAAGACACATTTTGCAGGGGAACTGAAGAAgacaaaaaatacaataaccaCTCATGCCATGAATGCTGAAGCATAAGAACTAATGAAGAGAATTAAGAAGAAAGGAAGATCAATCATCTTGGTTAAACTTGCATCATTCGAACCATCTCGTGACGATGGGATAGATCCACTTCCTGTCATCACGCGATATGAAATATAAGTTTATAAGCATTTCGAGTTGATACTATGTTGTTCAGACTCTTTAAAAATGTTGTCCTACCAAGGTCGGATCTTAAACAAATGCACTACTTTTTGATGACTcgacaatattttttaagagtccgagcaacataaaACTCAAATTCGATCAAGTTTGGAAGTATTATAATGTACCTGAACCTTCTGTATTTGGAGAACTTGGTGTTCCAGCAGGAGAGCTAGTTGGGGATCCAGCTGTTATAGGTAAGTAATTTTAGTGAACAATCAAATTCACAAGTAACGTAAAATTTCTATGGTCGTACTTTTTCTccgtctgtttcaaaaagaatgtctcgTTTCTATGTTTAGCAAGTT
This window encodes:
- the LOC107015076 gene encoding uncharacterized protein LOC107015076, which codes for MAPNSIKKLRKLPHVFSKVLELPIPSDADVEVEENPDFFRFMAKMEQHGENIRNVRAQTVEIHPGITKIVVVRNGGGGGEAMLDQLNVDTWRFRLPTSTKPERATAVFADGELIVTVPKGVNGRGGKDVLVRRGNIKLVLVQ
- the LOC107015075 gene encoding ferredoxin C 1, chloroplastic, which gives rise to MATIQLTTSPSFTLIPSRKQANLAAIKLNNPWSVRRRENRRVSSVVRAYKVIVEHEGKTTELEVEPDETILSKALDVGMSVPYDCKLGVCMTCPAKLLSGNVDQSEGMLSDDVVERGYALLCAAYPRSDCHIRVIPEEELLSLQLATADD
- the LOC107015074 gene encoding uncharacterized protein LOC107015074, whose translation is MSFVFLTRQLINLSCILNSQCNLRICSYSSRPTRANQANDFFAEDSKPRPVAADFGGGVFHLSPLYRDEKYSSKDCRIELVDNETWSVSSGLAEVWRGNTNVASKKNSSFSPEEDIDDAVANYNDEDPDFDDIEDLRIRGNLFYKLDKDSKEYEEYKFDFHRRNKNKNNADDCPKEKEKSSNVSASGVEKSLKGIHEKKQSKKDKLLCDSDFSVDRHDTNNLQDFELKRSRVPTFNQLTAPYHEPFCLDIFVSKGSVSASIIHRATSKVVAVAHSISKDMKFDLGSTKNRATCAAVGEVLAQRALADDIHNVIYTPRTREKLEGKLEIVLQSIINNGINVKVKIKQRKTKKHGFQRPTA